From Nerophis lumbriciformis linkage group LG09, RoL_Nlum_v2.1, whole genome shotgun sequence, one genomic window encodes:
- the cxxc5a gene encoding CXXC-type zinc finger protein 5 isoform X1, whose amino-acid sequence MSGRLSHGGRTEDLERSSCKQDSPVIERRNRSGIISAPLNKSLKNSRTLSQYTAVSSATSNGHKDNSETKSHLAKPQQPTPPQPTVSALTAAKLDRTLEQVLEGQNGLLHFAQAAALLKRAGMEHMLLPGGMGVGVGGGDAGSGASDLEGTSVTDAAGVPVDFPYGVGGGFPFNPGLFIMTPAGVFLADSALHMAGLTEYPAQNELASAINSGKKKRKRCGMCPPCRRRINCEQCSSCRNRKTGHQICKFRKCEELKKKPSAALEKVMLPTGAAFRWFQ is encoded by the coding sequence ATGTCTGGTAGGTTGTCCCACGGGGGCCGGACCGAGGACCTGGAGCGGAGTAGCTGCAAACAGGACTCTCCTGTCATAGAACGCAGGAACCGCAGTGGCATCATCAGTGCACCATTAAACAAGAGCCTTAAGAACTCCCGTACCCTCTCGCAGTACACAGCGGTATCCTCCGCCACCAGCAATGGACACAAAGACAATAGTGAGACAAAGAGCCACTTGGCCAAGCCCCAACAACCTACACCACCCCAGCCCACTGTCTCCGCACTGACAGCAGCCAAGTTGGACCGAACCCTAGAACAGGTTCTGGAGGGACAGAATGGCCTGCTTCACTTTGCCCAGGCAGCAGCACTATTAAAGCGGGCTGGTATGGAGCACATGCTTCTTCCTGGGGGCATGGGAGTGGGAGTTGGCGGAGGAGATGCCGGCTCGGGGGCTAGCGACTTAGAGGGTACGTCTGTCACGGATGCCGCAGGTGTTCCTGTTGACTTTCCATATGGAGTAGGGGGCGGCTTCCCCTTCAACCCGGGGCTTTTCATCATGACGCCGGCCGGAGTGTTTTTGGCGGACAGCGCACTGCACATGGCCGGTCTGACGGAGTATCCGGCACAGAACGAGCTGGCCTCTGCTATCAACTCCGGTAAAAAGAAGCGAAAACGTTGCGGCATGTGCCCCCCTTGCCGACGGCGGATTAACTGTGAGCAGTGCAGCAGCTGCCGGAATCGCAAGACGGGTCATCAGATCTGCAAGTTTCGCAAATGTGaggaattgaagaagaaaccTTCTGCTGCTCTGGAG
- the cxxc5a gene encoding CXXC-type zinc finger protein 5 isoform X2, whose amino-acid sequence MSGRLSHGGRTEDLERSSCKQDSPVIERRNRSGIISAPLNKSLKNSRTLSQYTAVSSATSNGHKDNSETKSHLAKPQQPTPPQPTVSALTAAKLDRTLEQVLEGQNGLLHFAQAAALLKRAGMEHMLLPGGMGVGVGGGDAGSGASDLEGTSVTDAAGVPVDFPYGVGGGFPFNPGLFIMTPAGVFLADSALHMAGLTEYPAQNELASAINSGKKKRKRCGMCPPCRRRINCEQCSSCRNRKTGHQICKFRKCEELKKKPSAALEVMLPTGAAFRWFQ is encoded by the coding sequence ATGTCTGGTAGGTTGTCCCACGGGGGCCGGACCGAGGACCTGGAGCGGAGTAGCTGCAAACAGGACTCTCCTGTCATAGAACGCAGGAACCGCAGTGGCATCATCAGTGCACCATTAAACAAGAGCCTTAAGAACTCCCGTACCCTCTCGCAGTACACAGCGGTATCCTCCGCCACCAGCAATGGACACAAAGACAATAGTGAGACAAAGAGCCACTTGGCCAAGCCCCAACAACCTACACCACCCCAGCCCACTGTCTCCGCACTGACAGCAGCCAAGTTGGACCGAACCCTAGAACAGGTTCTGGAGGGACAGAATGGCCTGCTTCACTTTGCCCAGGCAGCAGCACTATTAAAGCGGGCTGGTATGGAGCACATGCTTCTTCCTGGGGGCATGGGAGTGGGAGTTGGCGGAGGAGATGCCGGCTCGGGGGCTAGCGACTTAGAGGGTACGTCTGTCACGGATGCCGCAGGTGTTCCTGTTGACTTTCCATATGGAGTAGGGGGCGGCTTCCCCTTCAACCCGGGGCTTTTCATCATGACGCCGGCCGGAGTGTTTTTGGCGGACAGCGCACTGCACATGGCCGGTCTGACGGAGTATCCGGCACAGAACGAGCTGGCCTCTGCTATCAACTCCGGTAAAAAGAAGCGAAAACGTTGCGGCATGTGCCCCCCTTGCCGACGGCGGATTAACTGTGAGCAGTGCAGCAGCTGCCGGAATCGCAAGACGGGTCATCAGATCTGCAAGTTTCGCAAATGTGaggaattgaagaagaaaccTTCTGCTGCTCTGGAG